In Sparus aurata chromosome 3, fSpaAur1.1, whole genome shotgun sequence, the following are encoded in one genomic region:
- the LOC115579411 gene encoding probable C-mannosyltransferase DPY19L4 isoform X1 translates to MTEIRCRKTETTSEGDKEEDERQNEPELHTTRVNGPVNTKDEGSVSTGEAEDKQQKDEDEVKEEDAQHKQEASNRPESSVRRSKMSSASGFLQCLVRVFFGCLAAVACGMLYAVYLSTYHDRKFWFSTRQELEREITFQEGSGLYYYYYKHMLTAPSFERGLYELTIDNKTVSGETINIVERLSLYPELITSFVYRITSSQDVVEPIYFYIGAVFGLQAVYVTALFVCSWVMSGTWVAGMLAVAWYVINRPDTTKVDHAIPLRDNWALPYFSCQVAALTGFLSNKISSATEMFCYLTMSATTVTFLLVWEHSHYVLFIQGLCLFLLDSFDLVPPRKMADIHKVYLSSLFLAYLFQFQNPALLSSPLLSLLIGSVLARYFQQKMKMGPLVARVLKLFLHFHLVFTTGITFSYLVKKLTPVSESDFILKFLEVKFGLNTTTDFVTNFLLCQESFQAPSQDLFLRLTQASVLPFYFLVLAVCLLSTLQTIYRRLSGQPMTTNLRLEDGRIGEQPEVIYHVFHTLLFGGLALLFDGMKYLWTPYVCMFTAFGVCSPDLWMTVFKWLKLKSIHPVVLSLILSTAVPTIIGFSLWREYCPRVLAELSDLPEFYDPDTVELISWIRSQAPVAAVFAGSPQMLGMVKLCSGAAVTSLPLYSDINLLRRTEDTYQVYAMRSAEDVYKILTSQKTNYVIIEESICNELSLNKGCRIKDLLDIANGHVVYDKGEIYSFSKHGRFCQEIKLNYSPYTNYFTRVFWNRSYHVYKVNSVISFQY, encoded by the exons ATGACCGAGATAAGATGCCGGAAAACGGAGACTACTTCAGAGGGAgataaagaagaagatgagCGCCAAAATGAGCCTGAGCTGCACACTACGC GTGTTAATGGGCCGGTGAACACAAAGGATGAGGGGAGTGTGTCCACTGGTGAAGCAGAGGACAAGCAGCAGAAAGATGAGGATGAAGTTAAAGAAGAGGATGCTCAACATAAACAGGAAGCATCAAACAGACCTGAGTCATCTGTCAGAAGGTCCAAGATGTCTTCTGCAT CAGGTTTTCTGCAGTGCCTGGTGAGGGTGTTCTTTGGATGTCTGGCAGCAGTTGCGTGTGGCATGCTTTATGCTGTTTATCTGTCAACATATCATGACAGGAAGTTCTGGTTTTCAACAAGGCAG GAGTTGGAGCGTGAAATCACTTTCCAAGAAGGCAGCGGACTCTATTATTACTACTACAAGCACATGCTGACGGCCCCGTCGTTTGAAAGAG GGTTGTACGAGCTGACGATAGATAACAAGACTGTTTCGGGTGAAACCATCAACATAGTGGAACGCCTGTCTCTGTATCCAGAGCTCATCACCAGCTTCGTATACAGAATCACAAGCAGCCAG GATGTCGTGGAGCCAATCTACTTCTACATCGGTGCTGTTTTCGGCCTGCAGGCTGTCTACGTCACCgctctgtttgtgtgtagctgGGTGATGAGCGGCACCTGGGTGGCCGGCATGTTGGCGGTGGCCTGGTATGTGATAAACAG ACCAGATACAACCAAAGTGGACCATGCTATCCCTCTGCGGGACAACTGGGCTCTGCCTTACTTCTCTTGCCAGGTTGCGGCTTTGACTGGATTCCTGAGTAATAAAATCAGCTCTGCCACTGAG ATGTTTTGCTATCTTACCATGAGTGCCACCACCGTCACCTTCCTCCTGGTGTGGGAACACAGCCACTACGTGCTCTTCATCCAAGGCCTCTGTCTTTTCCTGCTTGATTCCTTTGACCTGGTGCCGCCACGTAAG ATGGCTGATATACACAAGGTGTACCTCAGTTCCTTGTTCCTCGCCTACCTGTTCCAGTTTCAGAACCCGGCACTGCTCAGCTCGCCTCTGCTCAGCCTCCTGATTGGCTCAGTGCTCGCGAGGTACTTCCAG CAAAAGATGAAGATGGGACCTCTTGTAGCCAGAGTTCTGAAGCTCTTCCTACATTTCCACCTGGTCTTCACCACAGGGATCACCTTCAGTTATCTGGTCAAG AAACTGACACCTGTGAGTGAAAGTGACTTCATATTGAAGTTCCTTGAAGTAAAATTCGGGCTCAACACAACGAC CGACTTTGTCACCAACTTCCTCCTGTGCCAAGAGAGTTTCCAGGCACCCAGTCAGGATTTATTTCTACGACTGACGCAGGCATCAGTCCTTCCTTTCTATTTCCTGGTGCTCGCTGTCTGCCTGCTGTCCACCCTGCAGACGATTTACAGAAGACTCAG TGGTCAACCAATGACAACCAACCTCAGACTTGAAGATGGACGAATAGGAGAGCAGCCGGAGGTCATCTATCATGTTTTTCACACGCTGCTGTTTGGAGGCCTGGCTCTGCTGTTTGATGG GATGAAGTATTTATGGACCCCATACGTCTGCATGTTCACAGCGTTCGGCGTGTGTTCTCCGGACCTCTGGATGACTGTGTTCAAGTGGCTTAAACTGAAGTCCATCCATCCTGTTGTTCTG TCTCTGATCCTGAGCACTGCGGTTCCTACCATCATTGGTTTCAGTTTGTGGAGAGAG TACTGCCCCCGTGTCTTAGCTGAGCTGTCAGATCTGCCGGAGTTCTACGACCCAGATACAGTCGAGCTGATCAGCTGGATCAG GTCACAGGCTCCAGTGGCAGCTGTCTTTGCAGGCAGCCCTCAGATGTTAGGAATGGTGAAGTTGTGTTCAGGTGCAGCAGTGACCAGTTTACCGCTTTACTCAGACATCAACCTGCTGAGGAGGACCGAAGAT ACTTACCAGGTGTATGCAATGAGGTCTGCGGAGGACGTCTATAAGATTCTGACCTCTCAGAAGACAAACTATGTGATCATCGAGGAGTCAATCTGCAACGAGCTTTCTCTTAATAAAGGCTGTCGGATCAAAGACCTGCTCGACATCGCCAATGGACAT
- the LOC115578296 gene encoding nucleolar protein dao-5-like, which translates to MDCSTADMPTNVVKDRPASDVSSDDEPLINLKISASAKKPEKIDDTPPRANGTNNKKADLSTDESSDNEPLLKFGKAAKKPSSLSPRKSVDTKKKASLDKDDSSDDEPLSKFAKKLDSKRQRKGSVTPKATPVTKSKRNAARKTVKYAESSSDSSDDEPLAVTKKKLTKAPKEQKNGKKTKPELKDKSLKDSSSSDDDVPLLDLIAKKKPVKKNTKKAAGSQVGVSRKRREPSDESSEDEPLINLVKKNSTNKQTKNKRKALSPKKRSTTPKKPKKKLVSGSENNSSDDEPLIHQAAKHPQVTKILRIILERCDGEETAATQSLNQTTTDKPIAEKDLSEESKASEESSSEE; encoded by the exons CTTCAGATGTCTCCTCAGATGACGAACCTTTGATAAACCTGAAAATCTCTGCATCGGCTAAGAAACCAGAGAAAATAGACGACACGCCACCCAGAGCTAATGGCACAAACAACAAGAAAGCAG ATCTGAGTACAGATGAAAGCTCCGACAATGAGCCTCTCTTAAAGTTTGGCAAAGCTGCGAAGAAACCTTCCTCGCTGTCTCCGAGAAAATCAGTTGATACAAAGAAGAAAG CATCACTGGATAAGGACGATAGTTCGGATGATGAGCCTTTAAGTAAATTTGCCAAGAAACTTGACTCCAAACGTCAGAGAAAAGGATCTGTCACGCCAAAAGCAACCCCGGTCACGAAATCCAAACGGAATGCAGCAAGGAAAACAG TCAAATATGCAGAGTCTTCCAGTGACAGCTCAGATGATGAACCACTGGCAGTAACGAAGAAGAAGCTGACAAAGGCTCCTAAAGAGCAAAAGAACGGCAAGAAAACCAAACCAGAACTGAAAGACAAATCCCTGAAAG ACAGCAGCTcaagtgatgatgatgtgcCGTTGTTGGACCTCATTGCCAAGAAGAAACcggtgaagaaaaacacaaagaaggcAGCTGGATCGCAAGTCGGTGTGTCGAGAAAGAGACGAG AACCTTCTGATGAAAGCTCCGAAGATGAACCCTTGATTAATCTTGTGAAAAAgaacagcacaaacaaacaaacgaaaaacaaaaggaaggcTTTGTCTCCAAAGAAAAGGAGCACAACACccaaaaagccaaaaaagaAGCTTGTGTCAG GGTCAGAAAACAACAGTTCAGATGACGAACCCTTAATTCATCAGGCAGCAAAACACCCACAAGTGACCAAAATCCTGAGGATAATACTGGAGAGGTGTGATGGTGAAgagacagcagcaacacaaagcTTGAACCAAACCACTACAG ACAAACCGATTGCTGAAAAGGACTTGAGTGAGGAGTCAAAAGCCTCAGAGGAATCATCATCAGAAGAGTAA
- the LOC115579411 gene encoding probable C-mannosyltransferase DPY19L4 isoform X2, protein MTEIRCRKTETTSEGDKEEDERQNEPELHTTRVNGPVNTKDEGSVSTGEAEDKQQKDEDEVKEEDAQHKQEASNRPESSVRRSKMSSACFLQCLVRVFFGCLAAVACGMLYAVYLSTYHDRKFWFSTRQELEREITFQEGSGLYYYYYKHMLTAPSFERGLYELTIDNKTVSGETINIVERLSLYPELITSFVYRITSSQDVVEPIYFYIGAVFGLQAVYVTALFVCSWVMSGTWVAGMLAVAWYVINRPDTTKVDHAIPLRDNWALPYFSCQVAALTGFLSNKISSATEMFCYLTMSATTVTFLLVWEHSHYVLFIQGLCLFLLDSFDLVPPRKMADIHKVYLSSLFLAYLFQFQNPALLSSPLLSLLIGSVLARYFQQKMKMGPLVARVLKLFLHFHLVFTTGITFSYLVKKLTPVSESDFILKFLEVKFGLNTTTDFVTNFLLCQESFQAPSQDLFLRLTQASVLPFYFLVLAVCLLSTLQTIYRRLSGQPMTTNLRLEDGRIGEQPEVIYHVFHTLLFGGLALLFDGMKYLWTPYVCMFTAFGVCSPDLWMTVFKWLKLKSIHPVVLSLILSTAVPTIIGFSLWREYCPRVLAELSDLPEFYDPDTVELISWIRSQAPVAAVFAGSPQMLGMVKLCSGAAVTSLPLYSDINLLRRTEDTYQVYAMRSAEDVYKILTSQKTNYVIIEESICNELSLNKGCRIKDLLDIANGHVVYDKGEIYSFSKHGRFCQEIKLNYSPYTNYFTRVFWNRSYHVYKVNSVISFQY, encoded by the exons ATGACCGAGATAAGATGCCGGAAAACGGAGACTACTTCAGAGGGAgataaagaagaagatgagCGCCAAAATGAGCCTGAGCTGCACACTACGC GTGTTAATGGGCCGGTGAACACAAAGGATGAGGGGAGTGTGTCCACTGGTGAAGCAGAGGACAAGCAGCAGAAAGATGAGGATGAAGTTAAAGAAGAGGATGCTCAACATAAACAGGAAGCATCAAACAGACCTGAGTCATCTGTCAGAAGGTCCAAGATGTCTTCTGCAT GTTTTCTGCAGTGCCTGGTGAGGGTGTTCTTTGGATGTCTGGCAGCAGTTGCGTGTGGCATGCTTTATGCTGTTTATCTGTCAACATATCATGACAGGAAGTTCTGGTTTTCAACAAGGCAG GAGTTGGAGCGTGAAATCACTTTCCAAGAAGGCAGCGGACTCTATTATTACTACTACAAGCACATGCTGACGGCCCCGTCGTTTGAAAGAG GGTTGTACGAGCTGACGATAGATAACAAGACTGTTTCGGGTGAAACCATCAACATAGTGGAACGCCTGTCTCTGTATCCAGAGCTCATCACCAGCTTCGTATACAGAATCACAAGCAGCCAG GATGTCGTGGAGCCAATCTACTTCTACATCGGTGCTGTTTTCGGCCTGCAGGCTGTCTACGTCACCgctctgtttgtgtgtagctgGGTGATGAGCGGCACCTGGGTGGCCGGCATGTTGGCGGTGGCCTGGTATGTGATAAACAG ACCAGATACAACCAAAGTGGACCATGCTATCCCTCTGCGGGACAACTGGGCTCTGCCTTACTTCTCTTGCCAGGTTGCGGCTTTGACTGGATTCCTGAGTAATAAAATCAGCTCTGCCACTGAG ATGTTTTGCTATCTTACCATGAGTGCCACCACCGTCACCTTCCTCCTGGTGTGGGAACACAGCCACTACGTGCTCTTCATCCAAGGCCTCTGTCTTTTCCTGCTTGATTCCTTTGACCTGGTGCCGCCACGTAAG ATGGCTGATATACACAAGGTGTACCTCAGTTCCTTGTTCCTCGCCTACCTGTTCCAGTTTCAGAACCCGGCACTGCTCAGCTCGCCTCTGCTCAGCCTCCTGATTGGCTCAGTGCTCGCGAGGTACTTCCAG CAAAAGATGAAGATGGGACCTCTTGTAGCCAGAGTTCTGAAGCTCTTCCTACATTTCCACCTGGTCTTCACCACAGGGATCACCTTCAGTTATCTGGTCAAG AAACTGACACCTGTGAGTGAAAGTGACTTCATATTGAAGTTCCTTGAAGTAAAATTCGGGCTCAACACAACGAC CGACTTTGTCACCAACTTCCTCCTGTGCCAAGAGAGTTTCCAGGCACCCAGTCAGGATTTATTTCTACGACTGACGCAGGCATCAGTCCTTCCTTTCTATTTCCTGGTGCTCGCTGTCTGCCTGCTGTCCACCCTGCAGACGATTTACAGAAGACTCAG TGGTCAACCAATGACAACCAACCTCAGACTTGAAGATGGACGAATAGGAGAGCAGCCGGAGGTCATCTATCATGTTTTTCACACGCTGCTGTTTGGAGGCCTGGCTCTGCTGTTTGATGG GATGAAGTATTTATGGACCCCATACGTCTGCATGTTCACAGCGTTCGGCGTGTGTTCTCCGGACCTCTGGATGACTGTGTTCAAGTGGCTTAAACTGAAGTCCATCCATCCTGTTGTTCTG TCTCTGATCCTGAGCACTGCGGTTCCTACCATCATTGGTTTCAGTTTGTGGAGAGAG TACTGCCCCCGTGTCTTAGCTGAGCTGTCAGATCTGCCGGAGTTCTACGACCCAGATACAGTCGAGCTGATCAGCTGGATCAG GTCACAGGCTCCAGTGGCAGCTGTCTTTGCAGGCAGCCCTCAGATGTTAGGAATGGTGAAGTTGTGTTCAGGTGCAGCAGTGACCAGTTTACCGCTTTACTCAGACATCAACCTGCTGAGGAGGACCGAAGAT ACTTACCAGGTGTATGCAATGAGGTCTGCGGAGGACGTCTATAAGATTCTGACCTCTCAGAAGACAAACTATGTGATCATCGAGGAGTCAATCTGCAACGAGCTTTCTCTTAATAAAGGCTGTCGGATCAAAGACCTGCTCGACATCGCCAATGGACAT